A single genomic interval of Pseudomonas sp. FeN3W harbors:
- a CDS encoding sialidase family protein translates to MPLASKGAFYSTRFASSDLDEFVHASSVTSLPDGGLMAVWFAGSREGAADVQVRGARFDAIAAEWGEELVLATRESTQKATQKHIRKLGNPVIALAPDNRLWLFYVSVSVGGWAGSAINAMYSDDLGQTWSPPRQLITTPFLNISTLVRNAPVFHQDGTIGLPVYHEFLGKFAEYLYISPNGEVIGKSRISKGNDSLQPTVVPMDERHAVAMLRYAGASHHRVLASRTADAGRTWSEPYPIDPANPNSALAAVATPNHGLLVALNDLEDGRFRLRLMETDSSLDLWKPVIDLDESPDPEGNPFTPEVYREIIGDKFRLSSGPRRLSLVDEFLTNLDQRVCKTHGCDFEYEYPYFIRSSDGLYHLVYSWNNTFIKHVSFNDAWLLEQL, encoded by the coding sequence TTGCCGCTTGCCAGCAAGGGTGCGTTCTACAGCACGCGCTTCGCATCCTCCGATCTCGACGAATTCGTGCATGCGTCTTCGGTGACGTCGTTGCCGGATGGCGGCTTGATGGCCGTATGGTTTGCCGGCTCACGCGAGGGGGCTGCGGATGTTCAGGTGCGCGGCGCGCGATTCGACGCGATTGCGGCGGAGTGGGGCGAGGAACTGGTCCTGGCAACTCGCGAGTCGACCCAGAAGGCGACCCAGAAGCACATACGCAAACTGGGTAATCCGGTCATTGCGCTGGCTCCCGACAACAGGCTGTGGCTGTTCTACGTATCGGTATCGGTCGGTGGCTGGGCTGGCAGCGCCATCAACGCCATGTACTCGGATGATCTGGGGCAAACCTGGTCGCCCCCCAGACAGCTGATCACCACCCCCTTCCTGAACATCAGCACGCTGGTGCGTAATGCCCCGGTATTCCATCAGGACGGCACCATAGGATTGCCCGTCTACCACGAGTTCCTCGGCAAGTTCGCCGAGTATCTGTACATCAGCCCGAACGGCGAGGTGATCGGTAAAAGTCGAATCAGCAAAGGCAATGATTCACTGCAGCCGACAGTGGTGCCGATGGACGAGCGACACGCCGTTGCCATGCTGCGCTATGCAGGTGCCAGCCATCATCGCGTGCTCGCCAGCCGCACCGCGGATGCCGGCAGAACCTGGAGCGAGCCTTATCCGATCGACCCGGCCAACCCCAATTCCGCGCTCGCCGCGGTGGCCACGCCCAATCATGGCCTGTTGGTTGCCCTGAATGATCTGGAGGACGGACGTTTCCGTCTTCGCCTGATGGAGACGGACTCCAGCCTCGATCTCTGGAAGCCGGTGATCGACCTGGACGAATCCCCTGATCCGGAGGGCAACCCGTTCACGCCTGAGGTGTATCGGGAAATCATCGGCGACAAGTTCCGCCTTTCCAGCGGGCCACGGCGGCTATCGCTGGTGGACGAGTTTCTTACAAACCTGGATCAACGCGTCTGCAAGACCCATGGCTGCGATTTCGAGTACGAATATCCCTACTTCATCAGGAGCTCCGATGGTCTCTACCACTTGGTCTATTCCTGGAACAACACCTTCATCAAGCACGTCAGCTTCAATGATGCCTGGCTACTGGAGCAGCTCTGA
- a CDS encoding copper chaperone PCu(A)C: MLLRLLAAGTFAALCLPALAQEHHHDHQAATQAATSELAVSQAWSRAMPPSAPTGAVYFVLENRGQQPQRLIGAQTSRAEKTELHTHVHQGDMMKMQQVEAVDVPAAGKVEFKPGGNHVMMFGLKQPLVAGESFPVTLQFEDGGEITTEVSIEVDAPTAGAAASGHHH, translated from the coding sequence ATGCTGCTTCGCTTACTGGCCGCTGGTACTTTTGCGGCACTCTGCTTGCCTGCCCTTGCGCAGGAGCACCATCACGACCATCAGGCCGCGACACAAGCGGCGACGAGTGAGCTGGCTGTCAGCCAGGCATGGTCGCGGGCGATGCCGCCCAGCGCTCCGACTGGCGCGGTGTACTTCGTACTGGAAAATCGCGGTCAGCAGCCGCAGCGCCTGATCGGTGCGCAGACCTCACGTGCCGAAAAGACCGAGCTGCACACCCATGTGCATCAGGGCGACATGATGAAGATGCAGCAGGTCGAGGCGGTCGACGTGCCCGCAGCCGGCAAGGTGGAGTTCAAGCCGGGCGGCAATCACGTGATGATGTTCGGGCTCAAGCAGCCGCTGGTGGCTGGGGAGAGCTTCCCGGTGACGCTGCAATTCGAGGACGGCGGCGAGATCACCACCGAGGTGAGCATTGAAGTAGACGCCCCGACTGCCGGTGCTGCCGCGTCAGGGCATCATCACTGA
- a CDS encoding diacylglycerol kinase: MSSIEELNAQSLKRQSGPKRILRALGYSIAGIRAAIVGEAAFRQLLLLNAVLIPLAFTLDVSRTERLLLVIVPLLTLVVELVNSAIEAAIDRISLELHPLSKNAKDMGSAAQLLSLVMVAVTWAMILY; this comes from the coding sequence ATGAGCAGCATCGAAGAACTCAACGCGCAATCGCTCAAGAGGCAATCAGGTCCCAAGCGAATCCTGAGGGCGCTGGGATACTCCATTGCTGGTATCCGTGCGGCGATTGTTGGCGAAGCTGCTTTTAGACAGTTGCTGCTGCTCAATGCGGTTCTGATACCACTGGCGTTCACGCTCGACGTCAGCCGAACAGAACGCTTGTTACTGGTGATCGTGCCGTTGCTGACACTGGTGGTCGAGCTCGTCAATTCCGCGATAGAGGCGGCAATCGACCGAATCTCGCTCGAGTTGCACCCGCTTTCCAAGAATGCCAAGGACATGGGCAGCGCCGCGCAACTCCTATCGCTGGTGATGGTAGCGGTCACCTGGGCGATGATTCTCTATTGA
- the gorA gene encoding glutathione-disulfide reductase, with protein sequence MAYDFDLFVIGAGSGGVRAARFAAGFGAKVAVAESRYLGGTCVNVGCVPKKLLVYGAHYAEDIGQAQGYGWTIDGATFDWKTLIANKDREIQRLNGIYRSILVDSGVTLLQAHARLVDAHTVEVEGKQYTAEHILIATGGWPHVPAIPGREHAITSNEAFYLESLPRRVLVVGGGYIAVEFASIFHGCGADTKLLYRGELFLRGFDGSLRDHLKDEMIKKGVDLQFNADIVHIDKQADGSLLATLEDGRTLEADCIFYATGRRPMLDNLGLEQVGVALDARGFIAVDDEYRTSVSSILAIGDVIGRVQLTPVALAEGMAVARRLFKPEQYRKVDYTSIPTAVFSLPNMATVGLTEEEAREQGYKVTIFESRFRPMKLTMTDSLERSLMKLVVDADTDRVLGCHMAGPDAGEIMQGLGVALKAGATKQMFDDTLGIHPTAAEEFVTMRTPAAI encoded by the coding sequence ATGGCTTACGACTTCGATCTATTCGTCATCGGTGCAGGTTCTGGTGGTGTACGTGCAGCGCGCTTCGCTGCAGGCTTCGGCGCGAAGGTGGCGGTTGCGGAAAGCCGTTATCTGGGCGGCACCTGTGTCAACGTCGGTTGTGTACCGAAGAAGCTGCTGGTCTATGGCGCGCACTACGCCGAAGACATTGGCCAGGCACAGGGCTACGGCTGGACCATCGACGGCGCGACCTTCGACTGGAAGACCCTGATTGCCAACAAGGACCGGGAAATCCAGCGACTGAACGGCATCTACCGCAGCATCCTGGTGGATAGCGGCGTAACCCTGCTGCAAGCGCATGCGCGCCTGGTCGATGCCCATACCGTCGAAGTCGAGGGCAAGCAGTACACGGCCGAGCACATCCTGATCGCTACTGGCGGCTGGCCCCACGTGCCGGCGATTCCGGGGCGTGAGCACGCCATCACGTCCAATGAAGCGTTCTACCTCGAATCCTTGCCGCGACGTGTGCTGGTGGTCGGTGGTGGCTATATCGCCGTCGAATTCGCCTCGATCTTCCATGGCTGTGGTGCCGATACCAAGCTGCTCTATCGCGGTGAATTGTTCCTGCGCGGTTTCGATGGCTCGCTCCGCGATCACCTGAAGGACGAGATGATCAAGAAGGGCGTGGATCTGCAGTTCAACGCCGACATCGTGCATATCGACAAGCAGGCCGATGGCAGCCTGCTCGCGACGCTGGAAGACGGCCGCACGCTGGAAGCGGACTGCATCTTCTACGCGACAGGCCGCCGTCCGATGCTGGACAACCTGGGGTTGGAACAGGTCGGCGTCGCGCTGGATGCCCGAGGTTTCATCGCCGTGGACGACGAATACCGCACCTCGGTGTCTTCGATTCTGGCGATCGGCGACGTAATCGGTCGCGTGCAGCTGACACCCGTCGCCCTCGCCGAAGGCATGGCCGTGGCGCGGCGTCTGTTCAAGCCGGAGCAGTATCGCAAGGTCGACTACACGAGCATCCCGACCGCGGTGTTCAGCCTGCCGAATATGGCAACTGTCGGGCTGACCGAAGAAGAGGCGCGCGAGCAGGGCTACAAGGTCACGATCTTCGAAAGCCGCTTCCGGCCGATGAAACTGACCATGACCGATAGCCTCGAGCGCAGCCTGATGAAGCTGGTGGTGGATGCTGACACCGACCGTGTGCTCGGCTGCCATATGGCGGGACCGGACGCCGGCGAGATCATGCAAGGGCTGGGCGTGGCGCTGAAGGCCGGAGCCACCAAGCAGATGTTCGACGACACGCTGGGCATACACCCGACGGCCGCCGAAGAGTTCGTCACCATGCGCACACCGGCGGCGATCTGA
- a CDS encoding VOC family protein has translation MRPTLTHLALHVPDLDACIAFYARFCGMHVFHERPGKGSRIVWMAEPGKEREFIFVMMPGGKDRSLSVDDYSHFGFALDSREEVDTVADLARREGCLIWEPRDEPYPVGYYCGLRDPAGNYVEFSYGQPLGPGAEDMPEP, from the coding sequence ATGCGCCCTACCCTCACCCACCTGGCTCTGCACGTACCCGATCTGGACGCCTGTATCGCGTTCTATGCGCGCTTCTGCGGCATGCACGTGTTTCACGAGCGCCCTGGAAAGGGCTCACGCATCGTCTGGATGGCGGAGCCCGGAAAGGAGCGCGAATTCATCTTCGTGATGATGCCGGGCGGCAAGGATCGATCGCTGTCGGTGGACGACTACAGCCATTTCGGCTTTGCGCTGGACAGTCGAGAGGAAGTGGATACGGTCGCCGACCTGGCGCGCAGGGAAGGCTGTCTGATATGGGAGCCGCGCGACGAACCCTACCCGGTGGGCTACTACTGCGGTTTGCGCGATCCGGCAGGCAACTATGTCGAATTCAGCTACGGGCAGCCGCTTGGACCGGGGGCCGAGGATATGCCGGAGCCTTGA
- a CDS encoding LTA synthase family protein, giving the protein MGWLQSRRLHYWFGAVGILFIALAALRGIFFVGFSGLEPSALGTIDAVPETLGIGLRFDLRLAILLMLPIALLAWLPACNLTRSHVLRWVARFYLALALGAVLLVYIIDFGHYAYLGVRINATVLRFTEDAQISTDMVWQTYPVVWITLGWAAATALVWWLLLRFERVTLDRPAKRISRLSLLWGSALMVVAVFVAILGRVDNINLENPVPLRWSDAFFSGDNQIAALGLNPVIFLYDTLKVPNQPYDREQVEAHYDVVSHYLGVDQPDSRSLNFSREQGVQPYAIDGKRPNVVFVMLESLGTTAVGAYGNPLNPTPNIDRLAKQSWFFKNFYVPVTGTAKTVWASISGVPDVSRQETATRNPLITRQHSLINALQGYDKYYMIGGNSGWANMNALIRQSIDDIQLYEERHWNSPMVDVWGISDLDLFKESDRLLREQGEGKPFFAYIQTAGNHRPFTIPKQNDGFEALDLPLEKAQGAGSRSVAQYNAVRLLDFNIGRLMEIAKEGGWYDNTIFVMFGDHNTRIAQIPHMLPAYEKLGLESNNVPLLIHAPKLLEPRVIEEAVGLADLLPTVLGMAGMEFRNGAMGRDIQQPAPEGERVVPLVLREGTFPLIGGVTKDFLLQMQHNGSQPTLHEIASPEPLVDVADRYPEEFQRLVALTRGLHEASRLMLYQNVRKD; this is encoded by the coding sequence ATGGGTTGGCTTCAGTCGCGGCGCCTGCATTACTGGTTCGGTGCAGTCGGGATTCTGTTCATTGCGCTCGCAGCATTGCGCGGGATTTTCTTCGTCGGTTTCTCCGGACTGGAGCCCAGCGCGCTCGGTACGATCGATGCCGTACCCGAAACGCTCGGAATCGGCCTGCGTTTCGACCTTCGCCTGGCGATCCTCTTGATGTTGCCGATCGCGCTGTTGGCGTGGTTGCCGGCATGCAACCTGACCCGATCGCACGTCCTGCGCTGGGTGGCGCGGTTCTATCTGGCTCTGGCGCTTGGTGCAGTGCTGCTGGTCTACATCATCGACTTCGGCCACTACGCCTACCTCGGGGTGCGTATCAACGCCACCGTGTTGCGTTTTACGGAGGATGCGCAGATATCCACCGATATGGTCTGGCAGACCTATCCGGTGGTCTGGATCACCCTTGGCTGGGCGGCGGCAACCGCTCTGGTCTGGTGGCTGCTGCTGCGCTTCGAGCGGGTCACGCTGGATCGTCCGGCAAAGCGCATCAGCCGGCTTTCGCTGCTCTGGGGAAGCGCGCTGATGGTGGTGGCGGTTTTCGTCGCCATCCTCGGGCGCGTCGACAATATCAACCTGGAGAACCCCGTGCCGCTGCGCTGGAGTGATGCGTTCTTCTCGGGCGACAACCAGATCGCAGCCCTCGGCCTGAATCCGGTGATCTTCCTCTACGACACGCTGAAGGTGCCCAACCAGCCTTACGACCGGGAACAGGTCGAAGCCCATTACGATGTTGTCAGCCATTACCTGGGCGTCGACCAGCCTGATTCGAGATCGCTGAATTTCAGCCGGGAGCAGGGCGTTCAACCCTATGCAATTGACGGAAAGCGGCCGAACGTCGTCTTCGTCATGCTCGAGTCCCTGGGAACCACCGCGGTGGGCGCCTATGGCAATCCACTCAATCCAACCCCCAATATCGATCGGCTGGCCAAGCAGAGCTGGTTTTTCAAGAACTTCTACGTTCCCGTGACCGGCACAGCGAAGACTGTGTGGGCGAGCATATCCGGTGTACCGGACGTTTCCCGGCAGGAAACCGCGACGCGCAATCCGCTGATCACCCGTCAGCACAGCCTGATCAACGCGCTGCAGGGCTACGACAAGTACTACATGATCGGCGGCAATTCCGGCTGGGCCAATATGAATGCCCTGATCCGCCAGAGCATCGACGACATCCAGCTGTATGAAGAGCGCCACTGGAACTCTCCGATGGTGGATGTGTGGGGAATCTCCGATCTTGACCTGTTCAAGGAAAGTGACCGGCTGCTGCGAGAGCAGGGGGAGGGCAAGCCCTTCTTCGCCTATATCCAAACGGCGGGCAATCATCGTCCGTTCACCATACCCAAGCAGAACGATGGCTTCGAAGCCCTCGATCTGCCCTTGGAAAAGGCACAGGGCGCTGGTTCCCGTAGCGTGGCGCAGTACAACGCGGTCCGGCTTCTGGACTTCAACATCGGGCGCCTGATGGAAATTGCGAAGGAAGGCGGCTGGTACGACAACACCATCTTCGTCATGTTTGGCGATCACAACACGCGCATCGCCCAGATTCCGCACATGCTGCCGGCATACGAAAAGCTGGGGCTCGAGAGCAATAACGTTCCGCTGTTGATCCATGCGCCCAAGCTGCTGGAGCCTCGAGTGATCGAAGAGGCCGTGGGTCTGGCCGATCTGCTACCGACCGTACTGGGCATGGCCGGCATGGAGTTTCGCAACGGTGCGATGGGACGCGACATCCAGCAGCCGGCTCCTGAAGGGGAGCGCGTGGTTCCGCTCGTACTGCGCGAAGGTACGTTCCCGCTGATTGGTGGCGTGACCAAGGATTTTCTTCTGCAGATGCAGCACAACGGCAGCCAGCCGACCCTGCACGAAATAGCATCACCGGAGCCTCTGGTCGACGTAGCCGACCGGTATCCCGAGGAATTTCAGCGGCTTGTCGCCCTGACACGGGGACTACACGAAGCATCGCGGCTGATGCTCTATCAGAATGTCAGGAAAGACTGA
- a CDS encoding IS3 family transposase (programmed frameshift), with the protein MKRKKYSPEFKREAIELVRRSGASCRQVALEIGVAPNLLTRWVREAQPGTEKAFPGTGSPRDEELARLKRELARVTKERDFLKRRGSVLCQGIIERYTVIQRCRNEYPVRLMCRCLKVSASGYYAWQDRDPSPRTQENARLVRRIREIHEDSRGVIGAPRMHEDLLDEGETVSLNRVARLMAAERIQGWPRRKRRGFGRVASGRPAGVKNLLERDFTAQEPERKWVTDITEIATLEGKLFLCVVLDLYSKLVIGWSMHHRQDRQMVIRAVEMAIWQRQGDWSVILHSDRGSQFTSADYQRFLNRNTLVCSMSAVGHCGDNAACEGFFGQLKRERVAHQSYRTRDEARADLFDYIERFHNPRMRRRVARQDLKFSALFKPSVEMG; encoded by the exons ATGAAGCGCAAGAAATACAGTCCTGAATTCAAGCGGGAAGCCATCGAGTTGGTTCGTCGTTCAGGGGCGAGCTGTCGACAAGTGGCCCTGGAGATTGGTGTAGCTCCGAACCTGCTCACACGCTGGGTTCGAGAAGCACAACCAGGCACAGAAAAGGCCTTTCCCGGAACCGGTAGTCCGCGAGATGAGGAGCTGGCCCGCCTCAAGCGTGAGTTGGCCCGGGTGACCAAGGAACGTGATTTTTTAA AGAGACGCGGCAGCGTACTTTGCCAGGGAATCATCGAGCGGTACACGGTGATCCAGCGCTGCCGCAACGAGTACCCGGTACGTCTGATGTGCCGTTGCCTGAAGGTTTCTGCCAGTGGCTATTACGCCTGGCAGGATCGTGATCCAAGCCCGCGAACTCAAGAGAATGCACGCCTGGTAAGGCGCATTCGGGAGATTCACGAGGACAGCCGTGGTGTGATCGGAGCGCCCCGGATGCACGAGGATCTGCTCGACGAGGGCGAAACCGTCAGCCTGAACCGCGTTGCTCGCCTGATGGCGGCTGAGCGAATTCAAGGTTGGCCACGCCGCAAGAGGCGTGGCTTTGGAAGAGTCGCCAGCGGGCGTCCAGCAGGCGTGAAAAACCTGCTGGAGCGCGATTTCACTGCGCAGGAACCGGAGCGCAAGTGGGTCACGGACATCACGGAAATAGCCACACTGGAAGGCAAACTCTTCCTATGCGTGGTGCTCGACTTGTACAGCAAGCTGGTGATCGGTTGGTCGATGCATCACCGTCAGGATCGGCAGATGGTGATTCGAGCGGTGGAGATGGCGATCTGGCAGCGCCAGGGTGACTGGTCAGTGATCCTGCATTCGGATCGCGGCAGCCAATTCACCAGTGCTGACTACCAGCGCTTTCTGAATCGCAACACGCTGGTCTGCAGCATGAGTGCAGTCGGGCATTGCGGCGACAACGCTGCCTGCGAAGGCTTCTTCGGTCAGCTCAAACGGGAGCGCGTTGCCCATCAGTCGTATCGAACTCGTGATGAAGCACGGGCGGATTTATTCGACTACATCGAGCGGTTTCATAACCCACGAATGCGTCGTAGAGTCGCCCGGCAAGATCTGAAGTTTTCAGCCCTTTTCAAACCGTCCGTGGAAATGGGGTAG
- a CDS encoding helix-turn-helix transcriptional regulator, whose protein sequence is MSISSRAHISMLERGLKGVTIEKMIEIAEVMGVHPLTVLLDSFSSYEGVAPERLLKQIAQECKEIETPEAG, encoded by the coding sequence ATGTCAATCAGCAGTCGAGCGCACATCTCTATGCTCGAACGAGGGCTTAAAGGTGTGACCATCGAGAAGATGATAGAGATTGCTGAGGTTATGGGAGTGCATCCTCTAACAGTGCTACTCGACTCGTTCAGTAGCTACGAAGGGGTAGCTCCAGAAAGACTTTTGAAACAAATTGCCCAGGAGTGCAAAGAGATTGAAACACCCGAGGCCGGGTGA
- a CDS encoding site-specific integrase: MSQCPQPLFETFERFHGLNFLHLHNELPVVRDFLLGFPQELQATDGYMAVRGFLKSYAGNEATFNSYRTHAERLLLWSLLLAGKPLLALRRRDAEAFMDFCLNPPTDWVGPVVKSRFLRVGGRKPLETDSFMINQDWRPFTFTIAKRERKIAAESAAPLPSRIYRMSQGSVGQVFAVCGSFFQHAIDEGLTEVNPFRAVKQKSIYKQRNTVDVASRSLTQLQWSYVIETAELMAAENALYERTLFIVATLFSMYLRVSDLVGRDNWAPTMGDIRRDSMGNWWFHVVGKGNKAAKISVRDDYIHTYLVRYRAHLGLPPLPSAHENTPLIGSLKGRAGLSDRHIRLLLQELFDRSLSRMSIEGWSDDEIDQLRSASLHWLRHTSATFDARHRDMKDLQADLRHNSMSTTQNTYYNSLDEQRAHSVKGLKVKQ, translated from the coding sequence ATGTCCCAGTGCCCACAGCCGCTTTTCGAGACCTTTGAGCGATTTCATGGACTCAACTTTCTACACCTGCATAATGAGCTGCCCGTGGTGCGCGACTTCCTTTTGGGTTTTCCTCAGGAGCTGCAGGCCACTGACGGATATATGGCAGTCAGAGGTTTTCTAAAGTCCTACGCAGGCAACGAAGCCACGTTCAACTCTTATCGAACGCACGCCGAGCGGCTCCTCTTGTGGTCACTTTTATTGGCCGGTAAGCCGCTTCTGGCTTTAAGGCGCCGCGATGCCGAGGCCTTCATGGACTTCTGTCTCAACCCACCTACTGACTGGGTGGGCCCGGTAGTTAAATCACGTTTTTTACGTGTAGGCGGCAGGAAGCCGCTGGAAACGGACAGTTTTATGATCAACCAAGACTGGCGTCCGTTCACCTTTACCATCGCTAAGCGTGAGCGAAAAATCGCGGCGGAATCGGCGGCTCCCCTTCCCTCCCGAATCTATCGGATGTCCCAGGGCTCCGTTGGTCAGGTCTTTGCTGTTTGTGGCAGCTTTTTCCAACACGCCATCGATGAGGGACTGACTGAGGTAAACCCGTTTCGAGCAGTGAAGCAAAAATCGATTTACAAGCAACGCAATACGGTTGATGTCGCTTCCCGGTCGTTGACCCAGCTGCAATGGAGCTACGTGATCGAAACCGCTGAGCTGATGGCTGCGGAGAATGCACTGTATGAGCGGACGTTGTTTATTGTTGCCACCTTGTTTTCTATGTACCTGCGGGTCTCCGACCTAGTCGGACGCGATAATTGGGCGCCTACGATGGGCGATATTCGTCGCGACAGCATGGGTAACTGGTGGTTTCATGTGGTGGGCAAAGGCAATAAAGCTGCGAAAATCAGCGTCCGTGACGACTACATTCACACCTATCTGGTGCGATACCGTGCACACCTAGGGCTTCCTCCCCTGCCCTCTGCTCATGAGAACACTCCTCTAATTGGCTCACTAAAAGGTCGAGCTGGGCTTTCTGACCGCCACATTCGACTGCTGTTACAGGAGCTGTTTGATCGTTCGTTGAGCCGCATGTCTATAGAAGGCTGGAGTGACGACGAGATTGATCAGCTGCGCTCGGCGTCGTTGCATTGGTTGCGCCATACCTCCGCCACTTTCGATGCACGGCACCGTGACATGAAGGATCTCCAGGCCGACCTTCGACACAACAGCATGAGTACCACCCAGAATACTTATTACAACTCGCTGGATGAGCAACGCGCTCACTCCGTGAAGGGGCTAAAAGTAAAACAATAG
- the galU gene encoding UTP--glucose-1-phosphate uridylyltransferase GalU translates to MIKKCLFPAAGYGTRFLPATKAMPKEMLPVVNKPLIQYGVEEALAAGLNQVAIVTGRGKRSLEDHFDISYELEHQIRNTDKEKYLVGIRRLIDECSFSYTRQVEMKGLGHAILSGRPLIGDEPFAVVLADDLCINLDGDPVLAQMVKLYNQFRCSIVAIQEVPPEETSKYGVIAGEMIRDDIYRVSHMVEKPKPEDAPSNMAIIGRYILTPDIFELIEQTEPGKGGEIQITDALMRQAQDGCVLAYKFKGQRFDCGSAEGYIEATNFCYENFYLTGKAF, encoded by the coding sequence ATGATCAAGAAATGCCTTTTTCCCGCTGCCGGATATGGCACACGTTTTCTTCCTGCAACCAAAGCCATGCCCAAGGAAATGCTGCCGGTGGTGAACAAACCCCTGATTCAGTACGGGGTTGAAGAGGCACTGGCGGCTGGGTTGAACCAGGTTGCGATCGTCACTGGACGTGGCAAGCGCTCGCTGGAAGACCACTTCGACATCAGCTACGAGCTGGAGCACCAGATTCGCAACACCGACAAGGAAAAGTACCTGGTCGGTATTCGCCGCCTGATCGACGAATGCAGTTTCTCCTACACCCGCCAGGTTGAGATGAAGGGCCTAGGGCATGCGATTCTCAGCGGGCGCCCGCTGATCGGTGACGAGCCGTTCGCCGTGGTCCTGGCCGACGACCTGTGCATCAACCTCGATGGCGATCCCGTGCTGGCGCAGATGGTCAAGCTCTACAACCAGTTCCGCTGCTCGATCGTTGCCATTCAGGAAGTGCCGCCGGAAGAGACCAGCAAGTACGGTGTGATCGCCGGCGAGATGATCCGCGACGACATCTACCGCGTCAGCCACATGGTCGAGAAGCCCAAGCCGGAAGATGCGCCGTCCAACATGGCGATCATCGGCCGCTACATCCTGACTCCGGACATCTTCGAGCTGATCGAGCAGACCGAGCCGGGCAAGGGCGGTGAAATCCAGATCACCGACGCACTGATGCGCCAGGCTCAGGACGGTTGCGTACTGGCGTACAAGTTCAAGGGACAGCGCTTCGATTGCGGTAGCGCCGAGGGTTATATCGAGGCGACCAACTTCTGCTACGAAAACTTCTACCTGACCGGTAAGGCGTTCTGA